In Sulfitobacter sp. W027, a single window of DNA contains:
- a CDS encoding extracellular solute-binding protein, giving the protein MFGLDSELEGWEVLKGRGLTRRQMSLGLGAGLTGLAAGPVFGKATDLQVAAQAHRLVDKARPLSTLLPEGSRANLVPVAAAFTAKTGAKIILREVHVDQINAELMLNSVLGEAKYDVALPATFGVADLVAAGAIDALDDYAARYEPPGFRDAMLYQEGDQFDGQTYGFQTDGDAYVMFYHREMLHDPDTQARYADRFGRPLSAPETWEELDQQIRFFNAPEVGRYGGLLFRTPGYLAWEWWVRFHAKGYWPLASDMTPQIAGDAGVAALEELIAITDCLVPETSSLGLFENWARYAEGDVYCNIGWGGTQKYLNRSQSPMRGRMVHGPTPGGNVGSEILAAPYFNWGWSFVISTASAQKELAYLFALFAVTPEMSTLAIRQPDGFFDPYRDEHYSDPGVQEAYSKPFLKVHRAALEGAIPDLYLKGQSEYFQTLGRGLDKALQGEVTPEVALSRVAQQWQLITSRAGREEQVTRWAQLRAKYPPNARRLLRDVA; this is encoded by the coding sequence GTGTTTGGTCTCGATTCCGAATTGGAGGGCTGGGAAGTGTTAAAAGGGCGTGGACTTACCAGACGACAGATGTCTCTCGGACTCGGGGCAGGTCTAACCGGGCTGGCCGCTGGGCCGGTATTCGGGAAGGCGACCGATCTACAGGTCGCTGCACAAGCGCATAGGTTAGTCGATAAGGCGCGCCCTCTTTCAACATTGCTGCCGGAAGGGTCGCGGGCCAATCTTGTGCCAGTGGCTGCGGCTTTTACGGCGAAAACCGGAGCTAAGATCATCCTGCGAGAGGTGCATGTCGACCAAATCAACGCAGAATTGATGCTGAATAGTGTGCTCGGAGAAGCCAAATATGACGTCGCCTTGCCCGCCACTTTTGGCGTGGCCGACCTTGTAGCCGCCGGCGCGATCGATGCGTTGGATGACTACGCTGCGCGGTATGAGCCGCCGGGATTCCGCGACGCTATGCTCTATCAGGAGGGCGATCAATTCGACGGTCAAACTTACGGATTTCAGACGGATGGCGATGCCTATGTGATGTTTTATCACCGTGAGATGCTGCACGATCCAGATACACAGGCACGCTACGCAGACCGTTTCGGCCGCCCTCTATCCGCACCAGAGACGTGGGAGGAATTAGATCAGCAAATACGGTTCTTCAATGCGCCAGAAGTTGGTCGTTATGGCGGGCTGTTATTCCGCACACCAGGGTATCTGGCTTGGGAATGGTGGGTTCGGTTTCACGCTAAAGGTTACTGGCCGTTGGCCTCCGATATGACACCGCAAATTGCAGGCGATGCGGGTGTGGCGGCATTGGAAGAGTTGATTGCAATCACAGATTGCCTCGTCCCCGAGACGTCCAGCCTCGGCCTGTTCGAAAATTGGGCGCGATATGCTGAGGGCGATGTGTATTGCAATATCGGCTGGGGTGGGACGCAGAAGTACCTCAATCGTTCTCAATCACCGATGCGAGGACGGATGGTGCACGGACCAACACCCGGTGGAAATGTCGGGAGCGAAATACTGGCAGCGCCTTATTTCAACTGGGGGTGGAGCTTTGTCATTAGCACGGCATCGGCACAAAAGGAGCTCGCCTACCTTTTTGCCCTCTTCGCAGTCACTCCGGAGATGTCTACGTTGGCCATTCGACAGCCAGACGGGTTCTTTGATCCCTATCGCGATGAACACTACAGCGATCCGGGAGTGCAGGAGGCCTACTCTAAGCCCTTTTTGAAGGTGCATCGTGCTGCGCTGGAGGGGGCGATCCCTGATCTCTACCTCAAGGGGCAATCAGAGTATTTTCAAACATTAGGGAGAGGATTGGATAAGGCATTGCAGGGGGAAGTGACGCCCGAAGTGGCACTGAGCCGAGTAGCTCAACAGTGGCAACTCATCACCAGCCGTGCCGGCCGTGAAGAACAAGTTACAAGGTGGGCGCAGCTTCGGGCGAAGTACCCGCCAAATGCGCGCCGCTTGCTGCGGGATGTCGCGTGA
- a CDS encoding ATP-binding protein, which translates to MSQPVQNLPSAANPSSIRQPQDTPLDVEEFINLVSHDLRGSIRALLELPDWIAEDIKEAGLEVGTSVLDSIALMKRHTRRLDRMLIDLQQYSRAGVVRNIHEVDLQDAFDAAVEEIRVPDGFRLAPQFRCNSLLICDRDLHLLLTALIGNAIKHHDRFSGVVEVQGELEGAAFVLMVSDDGPGILPQFHERVFQPMTTLRARDVVEGSGLGLALVRKIAGIYGGDARLLSPGDARGTSVEVRLQGVAL; encoded by the coding sequence ATGTCTCAACCGGTGCAAAATTTACCCTCTGCCGCTAACCCGTCGTCGATCAGGCAACCGCAAGATACGCCGCTAGATGTAGAGGAATTTATCAATTTGGTAAGCCACGACCTGCGTGGCTCTATTCGGGCTCTATTGGAATTGCCTGACTGGATTGCCGAAGACATTAAAGAGGCCGGGCTCGAGGTGGGTACGTCAGTGCTCGACTCTATTGCTTTGATGAAACGGCACACCCGGCGCTTGGATAGGATGCTGATCGATCTCCAGCAGTATTCCCGCGCGGGTGTAGTACGAAATATACATGAAGTGGACCTGCAAGATGCTTTTGACGCCGCGGTGGAGGAGATACGGGTGCCTGACGGCTTCCGGCTTGCCCCCCAATTCAGGTGCAATTCACTCTTGATCTGCGATCGGGACCTTCATCTGCTTCTCACGGCACTGATTGGAAACGCAATTAAGCACCATGACAGATTTTCCGGAGTGGTGGAGGTGCAGGGGGAGTTGGAGGGTGCGGCCTTTGTCTTGATGGTTTCGGATGATGGGCCGGGGATTTTGCCGCAATTTCATGAGCGTGTATTCCAGCCGATGACCACATTGCGAGCGCGGGATGTGGTCGAGGGGTCCGGCCTAGGGTTGGCTCTGGTTCGAAAGATCGCTGGAATCTATGGCGGAGATGCGCGTCTACTTTCCCCCGGAGACGCACGAGGCACTTCGGTAGAGGTAAGATTACAGGGGGTGGCGTTATAG
- a CDS encoding DMT family transporter, which translates to MQLFLLSALTMCAFAANSILTRLAVNGGHIDPAGFALVRVGAGALVLAVMVTLRGRRLPLLRRNRIGGAVSLSVYMIGFSLAYLTLDAGLGALILFGAVQITMFSFAALTGAAPTPRQVTGAAAAFAGLVLVLWPDGEGSTDILGAGLMVIAGVGWAAYTIIGRTSGDPLAATSANFLLCFPVMLILPVFAGGHFSMTGLLLGVLCGAVTSGLGYALWYAVLARIDSGTAAVAQLIVPIIAILAGALLLGEPLSLTLVIATALVLGGIAWALSAGSVQADRR; encoded by the coding sequence ATGCAGCTTTTTCTTCTCTCCGCTTTAACCATGTGCGCCTTCGCGGCCAACTCCATTCTGACACGGCTGGCCGTAAACGGAGGGCATATTGATCCTGCGGGATTTGCGCTTGTTCGTGTCGGCGCAGGCGCACTGGTTTTGGCCGTGATGGTGACGCTGCGGGGCAGGCGTTTGCCTCTTTTGCGGCGCAACAGGATCGGCGGGGCGGTAAGCCTTTCTGTCTATATGATCGGCTTCAGCCTTGCTTATCTGACACTGGACGCGGGGCTCGGCGCGCTTATCCTTTTCGGTGCGGTGCAGATTACCATGTTTTCATTCGCCGCGCTGACCGGAGCAGCGCCCACTCCGAGGCAGGTGACAGGCGCAGCGGCGGCCTTCGCGGGATTGGTGCTTGTTCTCTGGCCGGACGGGGAGGGCTCCACCGATATCCTAGGGGCCGGGCTTATGGTAATCGCAGGGGTAGGCTGGGCGGCATATACGATTATTGGGCGCACCTCGGGTGATCCATTGGCCGCGACCTCGGCGAATTTTCTGCTCTGTTTCCCCGTTATGCTTATCCTGCCCGTCTTTGCAGGGGGGCATTTCAGTATGACTGGGCTTCTGTTGGGCGTGCTTTGCGGCGCGGTGACCTCGGGCCTTGGCTACGCATTGTGGTACGCGGTGCTGGCCCGGATCGATAGCGGTACGGCCGCGGTCGCGCAGCTTATCGTGCCAATCATTGCCATTCTTGCAGGTGCGCTGCTTTTAGGAGAGCCGCTTAGCTTGACCCTAGTGATCGCGACAGCGTTGGTTTTGGGCGGGATTGCTTGGGCGCTCAGCGCAGGATCGGTTCAAGCGGATCGTAGGTGA
- a CDS encoding NUDIX domain-containing protein: MPMPRPCPRLAARAVLLHDDRLLLVNAYADNRLGLMCAPGGGVEAGASLPDNLRREVFEETGLNISVGAPCLVNEFHDPSGDFHQVDIYFRCHLLGSAQISPDWKDREAIVARHQWVTKTELAQVPHKPDRLGAVAFGPADAAITYDPLEPILR; encoded by the coding sequence ATGCCGATGCCTCGCCCCTGCCCCCGATTGGCCGCCCGCGCCGTCTTGCTGCACGATGATCGCCTTCTGCTGGTCAATGCCTATGCTGACAACCGGCTCGGCCTGATGTGCGCCCCCGGCGGTGGGGTGGAGGCCGGCGCCTCCCTGCCCGACAACCTGCGCCGCGAGGTTTTTGAGGAGACTGGCCTGAACATTTCGGTAGGCGCGCCTTGTCTGGTGAACGAATTTCACGACCCCAGTGGCGACTTTCATCAAGTGGATATCTATTTTCGATGCCACCTTCTGGGCTCCGCCCAGATCTCGCCCGACTGGAAAGACCGCGAGGCTATTGTCGCCCGGCATCAATGGGTTACCAAAACGGAATTGGCGCAAGTGCCGCATAAGCCCGACAGGCTTGGCGCGGTGGCCTTCGGCCCAGCAGATGCGGCGATCACCTACGATCCGCTTGAACCGATCCTGCGCTGA
- a CDS encoding esterase/lipase family protein, which produces MKRLTLMIAAIWLALPQFAAAETAAGRCVVLLHGLARTETSFAVMEAALAAEGYRVVRPGYPSTEANIAELTRQTLPRAIAACGTARIDFVTHSMGGILVRKWVAEAGADRVGRVVMLGPPNHGSEVVDELVENPAFEWLNGPAGAEIGTGAEALPNQLPPVPFELGVIAGSQSLNPYFSSLLPGPDDGKVSVASTRVAGMKEHIVLPVTHTFMMNNPRVIAQTMAFLKTGSFDRSMTFIDGVLNAIGCPEGGCLPGMGGDDAKP; this is translated from the coding sequence ATGAAACGTCTCACCTTGATGATTGCCGCAATTTGGTTGGCGCTGCCGCAGTTTGCTGCTGCTGAAACCGCCGCGGGCCGCTGTGTTGTGTTGTTGCATGGATTGGCGAGGACCGAGACGTCTTTCGCTGTGATGGAAGCCGCATTGGCCGCCGAAGGGTACCGCGTGGTGCGCCCGGGCTACCCCTCGACCGAGGCCAATATCGCTGAGTTGACCCGGCAGACCCTGCCGCGTGCAATTGCTGCATGTGGCACTGCGCGGATCGACTTTGTGACCCATTCCATGGGCGGCATTTTAGTGCGCAAATGGGTGGCGGAGGCCGGGGCGGATCGGGTGGGCCGCGTGGTGATGCTGGGACCGCCGAACCACGGCAGCGAAGTCGTTGATGAGCTGGTCGAGAACCCTGCATTCGAGTGGCTTAATGGCCCTGCCGGGGCCGAGATTGGCACCGGGGCGGAAGCGCTGCCGAACCAATTGCCGCCCGTACCCTTTGAGCTGGGTGTGATCGCTGGATCGCAGTCGCTAAACCCTTATTTCTCAAGCCTTTTGCCGGGGCCGGATGATGGAAAGGTTTCTGTCGCGTCCACCCGTGTGGCAGGCATGAAAGAACATATTGTGCTGCCCGTGACCCATACCTTTATGATGAACAACCCGCGCGTGATCGCGCAGACCATGGCATTTTTGAAAACCGGCAGCTTTGACCGGTCAATGACCTTTATCGACGGCGTATTGAACGCGATTGGTTGCCCTGAAGGAGGGTGCCTGCCGGGGATGGGAGGGGACGATGCCAAACCTTGA
- a CDS encoding alpha-D-ribose 1-methylphosphonate 5-triphosphate diphosphatase, translating to MPNLDLINAEVLHPDGLSPASLSFAEGVIADDPVGRRVDLTGFQVLPGIVDLHGDAFERHLAPRRGAMKQLSEGLVAAEAELAANGITTAVLAQFVSWEGGLRGLAFADQVFTGIRDTAPELVTDVRPQLRFETHMLDLYGSLPQQIADWGVGYVVFNDHLPHDRLAQGKMPKRLVGQALKAGRSPESHLAQMQEMHARRDEVPAALDRLCAELAQRGVKMGSHDDQTAEGRALWRARGVTLAEFPETQEAAEAAHEAGDAVIMGAPNVVRGGSHNGNLSALDLISMGLCHALASDYHYPSPRRAALMLAQSGLVDLAGAWALVSSGPAQVLGLTDRGTLTPGKRADIVVLDKTTGRVAATFVAGRVSFMSGAIAERFAV from the coding sequence ATGCCAAACCTTGATTTGATTAACGCAGAGGTTCTGCATCCCGACGGGCTCAGCCCCGCGTCACTGTCTTTTGCGGAGGGGGTGATTGCCGATGACCCGGTGGGTCGGCGCGTCGATCTGACTGGGTTTCAGGTTTTGCCCGGGATCGTCGACCTGCATGGCGACGCTTTCGAGCGGCATTTGGCCCCGCGCCGGGGCGCGATGAAGCAACTCTCTGAAGGGCTTGTCGCGGCAGAAGCGGAATTGGCAGCCAATGGGATAACAACGGCGGTATTGGCGCAGTTCGTAAGTTGGGAAGGCGGGCTGCGGGGGCTGGCGTTTGCCGATCAAGTCTTTACCGGCATACGCGACACGGCCCCCGAATTGGTCACTGATGTCCGTCCGCAATTGCGGTTTGAAACCCATATGCTCGACCTCTATGGCAGCCTGCCGCAGCAGATCGCGGATTGGGGCGTAGGCTATGTGGTTTTTAACGATCACCTGCCGCATGATCGTTTGGCGCAGGGGAAAATGCCCAAACGGCTGGTGGGGCAGGCGCTAAAGGCCGGGCGCAGCCCCGAGAGCCATTTGGCGCAGATGCAAGAGATGCACGCGCGGCGCGATGAGGTGCCAGCGGCGCTGGATCGGCTTTGCGCGGAGCTCGCGCAGCGCGGGGTGAAGATGGGCAGCCATGACGACCAAACCGCCGAGGGCCGCGCTCTATGGCGGGCGCGGGGTGTCACGCTGGCGGAGTTCCCTGAGACGCAGGAGGCCGCCGAGGCGGCGCATGAGGCGGGGGATGCGGTGATCATGGGCGCGCCGAATGTGGTGCGGGGCGGGTCGCATAACGGCAATCTCTCGGCGCTGGATTTGATCAGCATGGGGCTTTGCCATGCCTTGGCGTCAGACTATCACTACCCGTCGCCCCGCCGTGCCGCCTTGATGCTGGCGCAGAGCGGGCTCGTCGACCTTGCAGGCGCTTGGGCATTGGTCTCATCCGGGCCGGCGCAGGTGCTGGGCCTCACGGATCGTGGCACGCTGACGCCCGGTAAACGCGCCGATATCGTCGTGCTGGACAAGACGACGGGCCGCGTCGCTGCCACATTTGTGGCGGGGCGGGTAAGCTTTATGTCAGGGGCGATTGCAGAGCGTTTCGCCGTCTGA
- a CDS encoding 5-(carboxyamino)imidazole ribonucleotide synthase has translation MTEPLQTGATIGILGGGQLGRMLSVAAARLGFRIHIFEPGANPPAADVAHAVTTAGYDDHKALEAFARACDIVTFEFENIPTEALDVVEAITPIRPGREALRISQDRLTEKTFLGDLGLKVAPFADVTDAATLKAAVAQIGTPAILKTRRFGYDGKGQARLKDDADLDAAWEEMNGAPSVLEGFVNFSAEISVIAARSATGEVACFDPGENVHRDGILHTTTVPAKISNAQRTDAVLLAGRVLNALDYVGVMGVELFVTPQGLIVNEIAPRVHNSGHWTQNGCAIDQFEQHIRAVAGWPLGDGQRYADVVMTNLISDDMDRVPELARARDTALHLYGKAEVKPGRKMGHVNQIIRD, from the coding sequence ATGACTGAACCGCTGCAAACCGGTGCCACTATTGGCATTCTAGGCGGCGGCCAATTGGGCCGGATGCTCTCGGTCGCCGCCGCTCGTCTTGGATTTCGTATCCATATCTTTGAGCCGGGTGCCAACCCGCCCGCCGCCGATGTGGCCCATGCGGTGACCACCGCAGGTTATGACGACCACAAAGCGCTGGAGGCTTTCGCCCGCGCCTGTGACATCGTGACCTTCGAGTTTGAGAACATCCCCACCGAGGCGCTGGACGTGGTTGAGGCAATCACCCCGATCCGCCCGGGCCGCGAAGCGCTGCGGATTTCGCAGGACCGACTGACCGAGAAGACCTTCCTCGGCGACCTCGGCCTAAAGGTCGCCCCCTTCGCCGATGTCACCGACGCTGCAACGTTGAAAGCCGCCGTGGCGCAGATCGGCACGCCCGCGATCCTCAAGACCCGCCGTTTTGGCTATGACGGCAAGGGCCAAGCGCGGCTGAAAGACGATGCCGACCTCGACGCCGCATGGGAAGAGATGAACGGCGCGCCTTCGGTGCTTGAAGGGTTCGTCAACTTCAGCGCCGAGATTTCCGTCATCGCCGCGCGCAGCGCGACGGGCGAAGTGGCTTGTTTCGATCCCGGTGAGAACGTCCACCGGGATGGCATCCTGCACACGACCACCGTCCCCGCAAAGATCAGCAATGCACAGCGCACCGATGCGGTTCTGCTTGCCGGTCGGGTTTTGAACGCGCTTGATTATGTCGGCGTCATGGGGGTCGAATTGTTCGTCACCCCGCAGGGCCTGATCGTGAACGAGATCGCGCCGCGGGTGCATAACTCAGGCCATTGGACACAGAACGGCTGCGCCATCGACCAATTCGAGCAGCACATCCGTGCCGTGGCTGGGTGGCCGTTGGGCGATGGTCAGCGCTATGCGGATGTGGTGATGACCAACCTCATCAGTGACGATATGGACCGCGTGCCCGAGCTTGCCCGCGCCCGCGACACCGCGCTGCATCTCTACGGCAAGGCCGAGGTGAAGCCGGGCCGCAAGATGGGCCATGTGAATCAGATCATCCGCGACTGA
- the purE gene encoding 5-(carboxyamino)imidazole ribonucleotide mutase: MTTPPVGIIMGSQSDWATMREAATLLDELHIPFEARIVSAHRTPDRLWDYGKTAVDRGLQVIIAGAGGAAHLPGMMASKTRVPVIGVPVQTKALSGVDSLYSILQMPRGFPVATMAIGSAGAANAALMAAGILALQDAELAKRLDDWREALSASIPEVPHD, from the coding sequence ATGACCACTCCCCCGGTTGGCATCATCATGGGGTCCCAGTCCGACTGGGCCACCATGCGCGAAGCAGCGACCCTGCTGGACGAGCTTCATATCCCATTTGAGGCGCGCATCGTGTCCGCCCATCGCACGCCGGACCGGCTGTGGGACTATGGCAAAACGGCAGTCGACCGGGGTTTGCAAGTGATTATCGCGGGCGCAGGCGGGGCGGCGCATTTGCCGGGCATGATGGCCTCGAAAACCCGCGTGCCGGTGATCGGCGTGCCGGTGCAGACCAAGGCGCTATCGGGCGTGGATTCGCTTTATTCCATCTTGCAAATGCCGCGCGGCTTTCCAGTGGCGACGATGGCGATCGGATCGGCGGGTGCCGCGAATGCAGCATTGATGGCGGCAGGCATCCTTGCTTTGCAGGACGCGGAACTGGCCAAACGGTTGGACGATTGGCGCGAGGCGCTCAGCGCATCGATCCCCGAGGTGCCGCATGACTGA
- a CDS encoding YdcH family protein yields MNAPTDLSMKTDEVLRVELEVFRREHRDLDDAIHALVEKGTGDQLTLQRLKKRKLRLKDLIAQIEDRLTPDIIA; encoded by the coding sequence ATGAATGCCCCTACAGATCTGTCGATGAAAACGGATGAAGTGCTGCGTGTTGAGCTTGAGGTCTTCCGACGGGAACATCGCGATCTGGATGACGCCATCCACGCTCTTGTTGAAAAAGGAACTGGCGATCAATTGACCCTGCAGCGGCTGAAAAAGCGCAAGCTGCGGCTCAAGGATCTTATCGCCCAGATCGAAGACCGCCTGACCCCCGACATTATCGCCTAA